One part of the Mesorhizobium sp. M4B.F.Ca.ET.058.02.1.1 genome encodes these proteins:
- a CDS encoding response regulator transcription factor — protein sequence MKSDAHILIVDDDKGIRDLLQEFFQKRGLHTTVAADGTEMEAILRRAQVDLIVLDVMLPGKSGLELCRELRANYTTPIIMLTAVTETTDRVVGLEMGADDYVPKPFDPRELLARIRAVLRRNGAAEPRRPAAKQIFHFAGWTMDCSRRRLTAPGDVRVELTMAEFNLLQTFVKSAQRVLTRDQLIELSGGDTGYSFDRSVDILVSRLRRKMEDDPKTPKLILTVRSGGYQFLPETTTE from the coding sequence GTGAAATCCGACGCACACATACTGATCGTCGACGACGACAAGGGCATACGCGACCTGCTTCAGGAGTTCTTCCAGAAGCGCGGCCTGCATACCACGGTCGCCGCCGACGGCACTGAGATGGAGGCGATCCTTCGCCGCGCGCAGGTCGACCTCATTGTCCTCGACGTGATGCTGCCTGGAAAAAGCGGGCTCGAGCTCTGCCGCGAGCTCCGCGCCAACTACACGACGCCGATCATCATGCTGACGGCCGTCACCGAGACGACCGACCGGGTCGTCGGGCTTGAGATGGGCGCCGACGACTATGTGCCGAAGCCGTTCGATCCGCGCGAGCTGCTCGCCCGCATCCGCGCGGTGCTAAGGCGCAACGGCGCCGCCGAGCCGCGCCGGCCGGCCGCCAAGCAGATCTTTCATTTCGCCGGCTGGACGATGGACTGCTCGCGCCGACGGCTGACGGCGCCCGGCGACGTCAGGGTCGAGCTGACCATGGCCGAATTCAACCTCCTGCAGACCTTCGTCAAGAGCGCGCAGCGCGTGCTGACCCGCGACCAACTGATCGAGCTGTCGGGCGGCGACACCGGCTACAGTTTCGACCGCAGCGTCGACATCCTGGTCAGCCGGCTGCGGCGCAAGATGGAGGACGATCCGAAGACGCCGAAACTGATCCTTACCGTGCGCAGCGGCGGCTATCAGTTCTTGCCCGAGACGACCACCGAATGA